One region of Collinsella aerofaciens ATCC 25986 genomic DNA includes:
- a CDS encoding PTS system mannose/fructose/sorbose family transporter subunit IID, whose product MATATKDVSLNKKVSQFFWRSWAIQASWNYERQMNMGFLYGMVPTLDRLYPDESDPKQLAAKKEAYHRHMAFYNCTPQTSAFILGLTASMEEEYAKDPENFDPDSINAVKTSLMGPLSGIGDSFFQGTIRVIAFGLGVQLAQQGSIMGPILAMLISIVPSVLITWFAAKMGYQGGHEYLSKLQGGDLMEKLMYVCGIVGLMSVGGMIATLIGATTPLQFAEGTVVIQDILDGMMPQMISLGLTGLMYWLIKKNVNTGWLLVIAIVGGIALSAAGILA is encoded by the coding sequence ATGGCAACCGCAACCAAGGACGTGTCCCTGAACAAGAAGGTCAGCCAGTTCTTCTGGCGCTCCTGGGCCATCCAGGCCTCTTGGAACTACGAGCGTCAGATGAACATGGGCTTCCTCTACGGCATGGTTCCCACGCTCGATCGCCTCTATCCGGACGAGTCCGACCCCAAGCAGCTCGCTGCTAAGAAAGAGGCTTACCACCGTCACATGGCGTTCTACAACTGCACCCCGCAGACGAGCGCCTTTATCCTGGGCCTCACCGCCTCCATGGAGGAGGAGTACGCCAAGGATCCCGAGAACTTCGATCCCGATTCGATCAACGCGGTCAAGACCTCCCTCATGGGTCCGCTTTCCGGCATCGGCGACTCCTTCTTCCAGGGCACCATCCGCGTTATCGCCTTTGGCCTGGGCGTTCAGCTGGCTCAGCAGGGCTCCATCATGGGCCCGATCCTGGCCATGCTCATCTCCATCGTCCCCTCTGTGCTGATCACCTGGTTCGCCGCCAAGATGGGCTATCAGGGCGGCCACGAGTACCTGAGCAAGCTTCAGGGCGGCGACCTCATGGAGAAGCTCATGTATGTCTGCGGCATCGTGGGTCTTATGTCCGTGGGCGGCATGATCGCCACGCTGATCGGCGCCACCACCCCGCTGCAGTTCGCTGAGGGCACCGTCGTTATCCAGGACATCCTGGACGGCATGATGCCCCAGATGATCTCCCTTGGCCTCACCGGCCTTATGTACTGGCTCATCAAGAAGAACGTCAACACCGGTTGGCTTCTCGTGATCGCCATCGTGGGCGGCATCGCCCTCTCCGCGGCCGGCATTCTGGCCTAG
- a CDS encoding SIS domain-containing protein: protein MYEIDLNLPKQIVADVLSNHEIHSVAFVGCGASMSDLYPAKYFLANNTDKLNVQIFTANEFNYDTPSWVNEHTFVITCSLGGSTPETVEANKTAKKHNCPVVSLTNKAGSALTVDADYVIVHGFHANFAAKCEKPGYAIALALEILQQTEGYDKYDDMITGLTNVFDLCENAAQSCKKLAKKFAEDFKDDKMIYFMASGASEKMAYSHAAFLFTEMQWIDAAAYNTGEYFHGPFEVSTEGKPYVFFMSDGATRPMDARALTFLERMGAKVALIDSKDYGLADAVPASVVTYFNPLLHLAVMREYGNQIAEARQHPLTMRRYMWKLSY, encoded by the coding sequence ATGTACGAGATCGACCTTAACCTCCCTAAGCAGATCGTCGCTGACGTCCTGTCCAACCACGAGATCCACAGTGTCGCCTTCGTCGGCTGCGGTGCTTCCATGTCCGACCTGTACCCCGCCAAGTACTTCCTGGCCAACAACACGGACAAGCTGAACGTTCAGATCTTCACCGCTAACGAGTTCAACTACGACACGCCTTCCTGGGTCAACGAGCACACCTTCGTGATCACCTGCTCCCTCGGTGGCTCCACGCCCGAGACCGTCGAGGCCAACAAGACCGCCAAGAAGCACAACTGCCCGGTCGTCTCCCTCACCAACAAGGCTGGCTCCGCTCTGACCGTCGACGCTGACTACGTCATCGTTCACGGCTTCCACGCCAACTTCGCTGCCAAGTGCGAGAAGCCCGGCTATGCCATCGCTCTTGCTCTCGAGATCCTTCAGCAGACCGAGGGCTATGACAAGTACGACGACATGATCACCGGCCTCACCAACGTCTTCGATCTCTGCGAGAACGCTGCTCAGTCCTGCAAGAAGCTCGCCAAGAAGTTCGCTGAGGACTTCAAGGACGACAAGATGATTTACTTCATGGCCTCTGGTGCCTCCGAGAAGATGGCTTACTCTCACGCCGCCTTCCTGTTCACCGAGATGCAGTGGATCGACGCCGCCGCCTACAACACCGGCGAGTACTTCCACGGCCCGTTCGAGGTTTCCACCGAGGGTAAGCCCTACGTCTTCTTCATGTCCGATGGCGCTACCCGTCCGATGGACGCCCGCGCCCTCACCTTCCTTGAGCGCATGGGCGCCAAGGTCGCTCTGATCGACTCCAAGGACTACGGCCTGGCTGACGCCGTGCCCGCGAGCGTCGTCACCTACTTCAACCCGCTGCTGCACCTCGCCGTTATGCGCGAGTACGGCAACCAGATCGCCGAGGCCCGTCAGCATCCGCTGACCATGCGTCGCTACATGTGGAAGCTTTCCTACTAA